ACATTGCATCGGACAGACGCAGCAGTCACAGATGGTTTCATCGAAATGTCCCACATTAAACAACTCCTTATAAAATGTATTTAATAAAGATATAGTATGCAAGATGTTAATAAACTGATTGGACGTATGTCTTAGGTATAAAATATCCACTTTTGTTTAGATGAATGTATAACACAAGTTTTCTTTTCATTGGATCATGATTGTATCCCTCTTTTAGTTTAAAGGCATATTCTTTTAACTTAGATACACTAACCCTTAGTTCATCTCACATAATAAATAATCATCTCATTACTTACTATCTTCCAACACTGTCACATACAACACCTCTCGGGATTTTTTCTGTAATCTAATGAAGTTGCTTGGACTCTTATCTATGGGCTGGAATATAAAAAGAGCGCTGAAATATTAGCACCTCTTTATTTATCATCTCACTATATAGTGGCAAACGTATGACAAAAAAGCCCTTATAATTTATTATTAAAATTCTCATGCTGTACTATAGTTCAACCTCCTAAAACGATCAACCACACCAATTCCTTTTATAATAAAAAATATATGATTAGTTATACTAAGCTTTATTAAGTGAAGGAGGTTCAAATAATGACTGTCGCTCAGCTACCAAATGAAATTGTACTTATGATGGCTACCAAAGATAAAATAAATAATCGGGGGAATAAACATCTCAGGAAACTGTTATACATTATTATTCAAAATATGATTAAGTTAAGGCGATTAGGTCAGAATCACTTCATAGATTACTATGACAAATTAAAAATGCAACCCTATAACAAATATCATAAGGTTGCAACCATCGCATGTGTAAACAAATTGTTGAAGACAATCTTTTACCTTGTTACACATCATTTAAACTATGACTACAGGTTCGCAGCCTCATCATAGTTATGAATTCAATTTTAACATAAATCAACCTAATGTAAAAAATGAACAGATTGGGTTCATATTCTGATACAAGCGCACATTTTTCATAGTTTAAAACCCCACTACATAAATAGTGAGGTTTCCGTAGAGAGATTCTATGAGTGCGTAATAGTAGGCTGCCAATATATTATATATTCAAACCCTTTATTTTGGTATAGACAAGTGACTTGCTTGACGAAAATGTGCTTTATCCTAAGTCAAATTCATTTTTATCTATTAAATAGGCTTTTGTATTTTATAAAGCGTGCCAAGTTATTTTTAAATCAAAATTCTAAATTCCCATCCATCAATATCTGTTATTCCAGCATTATCGAAAAGGAGAGTCATAATCTCTAGTCATTATTATCTTTATATTTTGAGTGTTACCACCTTTACATTCTATATATCCACCTCTAACAAGTCCGTTTAATACTCGACGGACTGTTTTTTCGTCTTTACCTGTTTTGATTTCGAGTTCGGGTATTGTTGGCATTCTACGCTTTGAATGAGAAAAGTTATATAGGATTCGTAATACTTTTCTTTCTAGATCGGAAAGCATTAAAATCACCTCTTATAGAACATTTGTTCTTATTATATAAGAGGTACAGGAGGATACGCAAGAGCACAATTATAATGTATAGTACACGCGTCCAATCATCGTAATCCCAACTTGAATACACTATTAAAAACTGAAAGGACGTGTTAAGAATGGGTGTTTTTGATGAATCTAAGTGTGATTGCTGTGTCTTTCCTATGCAGTATGTTTTGGAACAATTAGTAGGTGTTGATGATGTAAATATTATAACACCGACAGCTAATAATTTAGTAATTATTAACCATGTTAAAGATTTCATAGCATTTACTTCTAATGGAAATATACCCATTTCTCAAGTCACTGGTACTCAATTCAGTCAGAATTCGCTTCCCGATGGCATTAAATTAAAACCAATTAAGAAAAGTAAATTAGAATGCGCTTGTTGCGAAGAGCCTATTACAAACTTAGCGAATTCAATGATTGGTGAAATGGTTGAGATTGAGTTTATCTCCCCATTTCTTTTCCCTTTTATAGAAGAAATTATAGATGTTGGCGAAGGAATTATCGTAGGGAGGTTTTTTAATGAGACTGACATTTTCTCTTCATGTGCAATAACAAGAATTATTCCCCGATAACCCCCACCAGCCTCCCCTAAGCCAAGGGAGGTTATTCCTATTTCTGTACTGTATTCTTCACCCTTGATAACAGCACAATTTAAGATAGCATTACACACGTCCAGTCAGAAAATGTGTACTTGCACTAGGACTTCCGCTAAATGTAGTGAAAGAAGCATCTATTTTCGTTTATGTGAACCAATAGACATTTTGACTAATCCATACCTGATTGCTTACTTGTATCTTATTAAAGCAGACAACAAAATGGCACTGACAAATGCGGATTATTTAACACCTTAGACATATAACCAATCATTACATTCATTCGGTTCATATAATAACT
The window above is part of the Chengkuizengella sp. SCS-71B genome. Proteins encoded here:
- a CDS encoding helix-turn-helix domain-containing protein encodes the protein MLSDLERKVLRILYNFSHSKRRMPTIPELEIKTGKDEKTVRRVLNGLVRGGYIECKGGNTQNIKIIMTRDYDSPFR